One part of the Perognathus longimembris pacificus isolate PPM17 chromosome 10, ASM2315922v1, whole genome shotgun sequence genome encodes these proteins:
- the Eddm3b gene encoding epididymal secretory protein E3-beta: MASSLKVWGSLLALLCLQFRLPVHGHDISRKEFMAEHYLNPSQQFHMYRCDVLMREKALKHSTSHLFIYASWHKIKQVCNSVNWKKLYRNAYIWAQTPIKVLKCHWNSFTNSYREIRSYSYVQFHCNMDGYVKSIEDTKTIDPIYY; the protein is encoded by the coding sequence ATGGCATCTTCTCTGAAGGTCTGGGGCAGTCTTCTGGCTCTCCTCTGCCTCCAATTCAGGCTACCTGTTCATGGACATGACATTTCCAGGAAGGAGTTTATGGCAGAGCACTATCTAAACCCAAGCCAACAATTTCATATGTACAGATGTGATGTACTTATGAGGGAGAAAGCTCTGAAACACTCGACCTCTCACCTCTTCATTTATGCTTCCTGGCACAAAATCAAGCAAGTATGCAATAGTGTCAACTGGAAAAAGCTTTACAGAAATGCCTATATATGGGCCCAGACTCCCATCAAAGTGCTCAAATGCCACTGGAACAGTTTCACAAATAGCTACAGAGAGATCAGGAGCTACAGCTATGTTCAGTTCCATTGTAATATGGATGGGTATGTGAAGAGCATAGAAGACACGAAGACTATAGATCCTATCTACTACTAG